In one Nocardioides luteus genomic region, the following are encoded:
- a CDS encoding Hsp20/alpha crystallin family protein, protein MSTIIKRPTNPIADLLGWLETESTAMRSFGTAPYIRVEDFVEDGSYVVRAEMPGVDPDKDIQIDVAGDLMTIRGERREEEHDRNRRELHYGSFERTLPLPSGAKAEEVRATYTNGVLEVRVPYAVEEPKTTRVAIEHNGS, encoded by the coding sequence ATGAGCACGATCATCAAGCGCCCGACCAACCCGATCGCGGACCTGCTGGGCTGGTTGGAGACCGAGTCGACGGCGATGCGTTCGTTCGGAACGGCGCCCTACATCAGGGTGGAGGACTTCGTCGAGGACGGCAGCTACGTCGTCCGCGCCGAGATGCCGGGGGTCGACCCGGACAAGGACATCCAGATCGACGTGGCCGGCGACCTCATGACGATCCGGGGTGAGCGCCGCGAGGAGGAGCACGACCGCAACCGGCGCGAGCTGCACTACGGGTCCTTCGAGCGAACGCTTCCGCTGCCCAGCGGTGCCAAGGCCGAGGAGGTCCGTGCGACCTACACCAACGGCGTGCTCGAGGTCCGGGTGCCGTACGCGGTCGAGGAGCCGAAGACCACACGCGTCGCCATCGAGCACAACGGGAGCTGA
- a CDS encoding DUF2157 domain-containing protein translates to MFAHVAHRTPVSRPAKPNADDPVPLESLVEGWVADRLITRQQAAMIMARDVIVQRAAAAQKGPHQRSSLVTEALGYLGGVIILVASILIASLYWDQVGTAARLVIVGGVAAVLLAAGFAVPARIGEVGERLRSILWLASTGALAGFLGLLGGDALDLAGKHVFLLVSAGIAAYAAGLWLVGRTLPQQLVTMIGVILTAAALTNELDVGDALPGFAAWGAALIWSLLGWGGVLEPRRFVMVFAAAGMFAGALTTIPATGGIVLALATSVAVIATSVLFRDLLLLAVGALGTLLVLPSSVIELFPGDLAAPTVMLVVGALLVSAGLFIARRRHTAPETATPGHDFSVGTPAAAIAASGVAGAIVAIVIVTMAAI, encoded by the coding sequence ATGTTTGCCCACGTAGCCCACCGAACGCCCGTCTCCCGCCCCGCGAAGCCGAATGCCGACGATCCCGTGCCGCTCGAGTCGCTCGTCGAGGGCTGGGTGGCTGATCGGCTGATCACCCGCCAGCAGGCCGCCATGATCATGGCTCGCGACGTGATCGTCCAGCGGGCTGCCGCTGCGCAGAAGGGCCCCCACCAGCGTTCCTCGCTCGTCACCGAGGCACTCGGCTACCTGGGCGGCGTCATCATCCTGGTCGCCTCGATCCTGATCGCTTCGCTGTACTGGGACCAGGTCGGCACCGCCGCCCGGCTGGTCATCGTCGGAGGTGTCGCCGCGGTGCTGCTCGCCGCCGGGTTCGCCGTCCCCGCGCGTATCGGTGAGGTCGGCGAACGACTCCGCTCGATCCTGTGGCTGGCCTCGACCGGTGCGCTCGCCGGGTTCCTCGGCCTGCTCGGCGGGGATGCGCTGGACCTCGCGGGCAAGCACGTCTTCCTGCTGGTCAGCGCCGGCATCGCCGCCTACGCCGCCGGCCTCTGGCTCGTCGGCCGTACGCTCCCCCAGCAGCTCGTCACCATGATCGGCGTCATCCTGACCGCCGCGGCTCTCACCAACGAGCTCGACGTCGGGGACGCCCTGCCCGGGTTCGCCGCCTGGGGCGCCGCCCTGATCTGGTCGCTGCTCGGCTGGGGTGGGGTCCTCGAACCGAGGCGCTTCGTCATGGTGTTCGCGGCCGCCGGGATGTTCGCCGGAGCCCTGACGACGATCCCCGCCACCGGCGGCATCGTCCTGGCTCTCGCGACGTCGGTCGCCGTCATCGCGACCTCGGTCCTGTTCCGTGACCTTCTGCTCCTCGCCGTCGGCGCCCTCGGCACCCTGCTCGTGCTTCCGTCGTCCGTCATCGAGCTGTTCCCCGGCGATCTGGCGGCGCCGACCGTCATGCTCGTGGTGGGCGCGCTCCTCGTCAGCGCCGGGCTGTTCATCGCACGGCGACGTCACACGGCCCCCGAGACGGCAACGCCCGGTCACGATTTCTCCGTCGGCACCCCCGCGGCCGCAATCGCGGCGTCGGGAGTCGCCGGAGCGATCGTGGCGATCGTGATCGTGACGATGGCGGCGATCTGA
- a CDS encoding 1-phosphofructokinase family hexose kinase produces MLTSADVVTITLNPALDDSFSVPRLVPGSKMRCSAPRIDPGGGGINVARVLHVLGVPTLAIFPVAGHIGRALTELLQTEQLPFEAIDVPGETRLSHHVTERDTGLEYRFVLPGTPLSGDDLDRCLEAVRRAGRHAGYVVLSGSLPPGVSADIVPRVRCLTDTLGARLVVDASGVALAQAHGAYLIKPSVRELEEHLGHELATAAEQLAGARQLLESTRAGVVVLSRGHLGIALITPTRTQLLPAVSGDLVSGVGAGDALVAGIVAGLTQGWDLPRAARLGLACSAAMIATAGTSVFTRDRLAELTSDLPMERSGGGPLSAAGLG; encoded by the coding sequence ATGCTCACCTCAGCCGACGTCGTGACCATCACCCTGAACCCGGCGCTGGACGACTCCTTCTCCGTGCCTCGGCTCGTGCCGGGGAGCAAGATGCGGTGCAGCGCCCCACGGATCGACCCCGGCGGCGGTGGCATCAACGTGGCACGGGTGCTGCACGTGCTCGGCGTTCCCACGCTGGCGATCTTCCCCGTGGCGGGTCACATCGGGCGCGCCCTCACCGAGCTGCTCCAGACCGAACAGCTGCCGTTCGAGGCGATCGACGTCCCCGGGGAGACCCGACTGAGCCATCATGTGACCGAGCGGGACACCGGACTGGAGTACCGCTTCGTGCTGCCCGGCACGCCACTGTCCGGCGACGATCTGGACCGGTGTCTCGAGGCGGTGAGGCGTGCGGGGCGCCACGCCGGGTACGTCGTGCTCAGCGGCAGCCTGCCGCCGGGCGTCTCCGCCGACATCGTCCCTCGGGTGCGGTGCCTGACCGATACCCTCGGCGCCCGGCTCGTCGTCGATGCCTCCGGTGTCGCCCTCGCGCAGGCGCACGGGGCCTACCTGATCAAGCCGAGCGTGCGCGAGCTGGAGGAACACCTGGGTCATGAGCTGGCGACGGCAGCCGAACAGCTTGCGGGAGCGCGTCAGCTGCTGGAGTCCACGCGCGCGGGCGTCGTCGTGCTCTCCCGTGGCCATCTGGGCATCGCCCTGATCACCCCGACGCGTACGCAGCTGCTCCCCGCCGTCTCCGGCGACCTGGTCAGCGGCGTCGGCGCCGGTGATGCCCTCGTCGCGGGGATCGTCGCCGGGCTGACCCAGGGCTGGGACCTCCCCCGGGCGGCGCGGCTGGGCCTGGCCTGCAGCGCGGCGATGATCGCGACGGCGGGCACTTCGGTGTTCACCCGCGACCGTCTCGCCGAGCTCACCTCGGACCTTCCCATGGAGCGTTCCGGAGGCGGACCGCTCTCGGCGGCGGGACTCGGGTGA
- the acsA gene encoding acetate--CoA ligase, with protein MQAVIEGETRAFRDYEQASRGFSWEAVRAGLPNLPGGSGFNIAHVAVDRHVAEGRGDTVAIRCVAEDGTVEDLTYADLAARTSRFANVLAGLGVKKGDRVMSLLGRQPEQYVVAIGTLKHTAVFSPLFSSFGPEPIRDRLSLGDARVLVTTPSLYRRKVAPIRAELPGLEHVLVVGDNAGEGTIALDPAMAATSPDYAIPRTDPEDMALLHFTSGTTGKPKGAVHVHEAVVAHHATSAFALDLRHGDVFWCTADPGWVTGTSYGIIAPLTHGATLISYAGEFDAEAWYRLLEQQRVDVWYTAPTALRMLVKYGTDLPRQHDLSALRHIASVGEALNPEVVVWGREAYGLTVHDNWWQTETGAIMISNYRGTEVRPGSMGRPMPGIRAAVLARGEDGRAAIVDGSAREAGTDEVGEIALRPGWPSMFRGYLNDPERYRSSFAGGWYLSGDLARIDADGYFWFVGRADDVIKSAGHLIGPFEVETALMEHPAVLESGVIGKPDAVAGEVVKAFVTLKPGFEPSDDLELELLAFGRRRLGGLAPKEIAFDPHLPHTSSGKVMRRLLKARELGLPEGDLSTLERPS; from the coding sequence ATGCAGGCGGTTATCGAGGGAGAGACTCGGGCTTTCCGCGACTACGAGCAGGCATCCCGCGGCTTCAGCTGGGAGGCGGTGCGAGCGGGTCTCCCGAACCTACCCGGCGGCAGCGGGTTCAACATCGCCCACGTCGCCGTCGACCGGCACGTGGCCGAGGGCCGCGGCGACACCGTCGCGATCAGGTGCGTGGCCGAGGACGGCACTGTCGAGGATCTGACCTACGCCGACCTCGCCGCGCGCACGAGCCGCTTCGCCAACGTCCTGGCCGGTCTCGGCGTCAAGAAGGGCGATCGGGTGATGAGCCTGCTCGGCCGGCAGCCCGAGCAGTACGTCGTCGCGATCGGCACGCTCAAGCACACCGCCGTCTTCTCGCCGCTGTTCTCCTCGTTCGGACCCGAGCCGATCCGGGATCGGCTCTCGCTCGGCGATGCCCGCGTCCTGGTCACCACCCCGTCCCTCTACCGCCGCAAGGTCGCGCCGATCCGTGCCGAGCTGCCGGGGCTCGAGCACGTCCTGGTCGTCGGCGACAACGCCGGCGAGGGCACCATCGCACTCGATCCGGCGATGGCCGCAACCTCGCCGGACTACGCGATCCCGCGGACCGATCCCGAGGACATGGCCCTCCTGCACTTCACCAGCGGAACGACGGGCAAGCCCAAGGGGGCCGTGCACGTGCACGAGGCCGTCGTGGCGCACCACGCCACCTCCGCGTTCGCGCTCGACCTGCGCCACGGTGACGTGTTCTGGTGCACGGCCGATCCGGGTTGGGTCACCGGCACCTCGTACGGCATCATCGCGCCGCTCACCCACGGCGCCACCTTGATCAGCTACGCCGGCGAGTTCGATGCCGAGGCGTGGTACCGGCTGCTCGAACAGCAGCGGGTCGACGTCTGGTACACCGCACCCACCGCGCTGCGCATGCTCGTCAAGTACGGCACCGACCTCCCCCGGCAGCACGACCTCTCCGCGCTGCGGCACATCGCGAGCGTCGGCGAGGCGCTCAATCCCGAGGTGGTGGTCTGGGGCCGCGAGGCCTATGGCCTCACCGTGCACGACAACTGGTGGCAGACCGAGACCGGCGCGATCATGATCAGCAACTACCGAGGCACAGAGGTACGCCCCGGCTCGATGGGCCGGCCGATGCCCGGCATCCGGGCCGCGGTGCTGGCCCGTGGCGAGGACGGCCGAGCCGCGATCGTCGACGGATCCGCCCGCGAGGCAGGCACCGACGAGGTCGGCGAGATCGCGCTGCGGCCGGGATGGCCCTCGATGTTCCGGGGCTATCTGAACGACCCGGAGCGTTACCGGTCGAGCTTCGCCGGCGGCTGGTACCTCAGCGGCGATCTGGCACGCATCGACGCCGACGGCTACTTCTGGTTCGTCGGCCGCGCCGACGACGTGATCAAGTCCGCCGGGCACCTGATCGGGCCGTTCGAGGTCGAGACCGCGCTGATGGAGCATCCCGCCGTGCTCGAGTCCGGCGTCATCGGCAAGCCGGACGCGGTGGCGGGTGAGGTCGTCAAGGCGTTCGTCACGCTCAAGCCCGGGTTCGAGCCGTCCGACGACCTCGAGCTGGAGCTCCTCGCCTTCGGCCGGCGGCGGCTCGGCGGGCTCGCGCCGAAGGAGATCGCGTTCGACCCGCACCTGCCGCACACCAGCAGCGGCAAAGTGATGCGCCGGCTGCTGAAGGCGCGCGAGCTGGGCCTGCCCGAGGGCGACCTGTCCACCCTGGAGCGGCCGTCATGA
- the fdhF gene encoding formate dehydrogenase subunit alpha gives MDLRVDGRLVTVPDGASVLDATRVAGAAVPTLCHDDRLSPQGACRLCMVRADETPVAACRTPAHEGMQIRTGDPDLADQARLLLELTVERLPGRALDRTSELADLCGSLGVGADALGRDGRGLAADDSHPYLLLDRDLCIACGRCVRMCDEVQGAFALTLVGRGAETTVTAGAGGPWVESACVSCGGCADTCPTGAISQRPTTAEAVPDARITRTTCGYCGVGCTLDVHTAADRVTSVTPALDGAVNRGHACVKGRFAHAYVRSPERLTTPLLRRDGRLEPASWPTALSYVSSELTRIRGSHGPDAIAAISSARATNEENYLMQKLMRTVIGTNNVDNCSRICHAPSAAGLTAAFGLSGGTNSAEDIDGADMILIAGSNTTEAHPVIGARIKQAALRGAALVVIDPRRTELARLADVHLRGRPGSNVAVFNGLARLLLEGGWADLGFLADRANGLDALRELLSAFPPERVEQISGIPAELLRRAAELYGRAERPAIVYGLGVTEHAHGTDGVRTLANLAILRGAVGTDRGGGVNPLRGQNNVQGASDMGALPDLLPGYQKVADPDVRRRFSVAWGTAVPESAGLRIPEMFNAAVAGRVRALYVKGEDVAQTDPDSGHVRAALEACELLVCQEIFLSETARLADVVLPAATFVEKDGTFVNFDRRFQRVRPALSPPGEARTDFDILRAVASSLGSDLGPATPAAALDECARVAPLFAGISHRRLDRDGGLHWPCRTDDDPGEARLYQDSFATPSGRAELYAREWLPPGEEPDSGYPYTLITGRRLVHYNAGTMTRRTPNVEIAPAEHLDIHPEDAARLGLDEGSGVRVTSRRGSIVARVRRTDDVSPGEVFMSFHFPDVPANVLTSENTDEVTDCPEYKVTAVRLEQADRPRSPLPNESGDR, from the coding sequence ATGGACCTGAGAGTCGACGGCCGCCTGGTGACGGTCCCGGACGGAGCCTCGGTGCTGGACGCGACGAGGGTCGCCGGAGCCGCCGTGCCCACGCTGTGTCACGACGACCGGCTCAGCCCTCAGGGTGCGTGCCGGCTGTGCATGGTGCGCGCCGACGAGACACCGGTCGCCGCGTGTCGTACGCCTGCGCACGAGGGGATGCAGATCCGCACCGGTGATCCCGATCTGGCCGACCAGGCTCGTCTGCTGCTCGAGCTCACCGTCGAGCGGCTACCCGGTCGAGCGCTGGACCGGACCTCCGAGCTCGCCGATCTGTGCGGGAGCCTCGGCGTCGGTGCTGACGCCCTCGGTCGTGACGGGCGTGGACTGGCCGCCGACGACTCCCATCCCTACCTGCTCCTGGACCGTGACCTGTGCATCGCGTGCGGCAGGTGCGTGCGGATGTGCGACGAGGTGCAGGGCGCCTTCGCGCTCACGCTGGTCGGTCGTGGTGCGGAGACGACCGTCACCGCCGGTGCCGGGGGACCGTGGGTCGAGTCGGCCTGCGTCAGCTGTGGGGGCTGCGCCGACACCTGCCCCACCGGGGCGATCTCACAACGGCCGACGACAGCCGAGGCGGTCCCGGACGCGAGGATCACCCGGACCACGTGCGGCTACTGCGGGGTCGGCTGCACCCTGGACGTACACACGGCAGCGGATCGGGTCACGTCGGTGACACCAGCGCTCGACGGCGCGGTCAACCGCGGCCATGCCTGTGTGAAGGGTCGCTTCGCCCATGCCTATGTCCGCTCCCCGGAGCGGCTGACCACACCGCTGCTGCGTCGGGACGGCCGGCTGGAACCGGCCTCGTGGCCGACCGCGCTCTCCTACGTCTCCTCGGAGCTGACCCGGATCCGTGGCAGCCATGGTCCGGACGCGATCGCCGCGATCTCCTCGGCCCGTGCCACCAACGAGGAGAACTACCTGATGCAGAAGCTGATGCGCACCGTCATCGGCACCAACAACGTCGACAACTGCTCGCGGATCTGCCACGCACCGTCGGCGGCAGGCCTCACCGCGGCCTTCGGCCTCTCCGGGGGCACCAACAGCGCCGAGGACATCGACGGCGCCGACATGATCCTGATCGCCGGCAGCAACACGACCGAGGCCCATCCGGTCATCGGCGCACGGATCAAGCAGGCAGCGCTGCGGGGCGCCGCACTCGTCGTCATCGATCCGCGCCGCACCGAGCTCGCCCGGCTGGCCGACGTGCACCTACGTGGCCGCCCCGGCTCCAACGTCGCTGTGTTCAACGGTCTCGCCCGGCTGCTCCTGGAGGGAGGCTGGGCGGATCTGGGCTTCCTGGCCGATCGTGCGAACGGCCTGGACGCTCTCCGCGAGCTGCTCTCGGCCTTCCCGCCCGAACGCGTGGAGCAGATCAGCGGCATCCCCGCCGAGCTGCTGCGGCGGGCAGCCGAGCTGTACGGGCGCGCGGAGCGACCGGCCATCGTCTACGGCCTCGGCGTGACGGAGCACGCTCACGGCACCGATGGCGTCCGGACGCTGGCCAACCTCGCGATCCTGCGCGGCGCCGTGGGAACCGACCGCGGTGGAGGCGTCAACCCGCTCCGAGGCCAGAACAACGTCCAAGGAGCGTCCGACATGGGTGCGTTGCCTGACCTCCTGCCCGGCTACCAGAAGGTCGCAGACCCAGATGTACGCCGCCGCTTCTCCGTGGCGTGGGGGACGGCTGTCCCGGAGAGCGCCGGCCTGCGGATCCCCGAGATGTTCAACGCCGCGGTGGCCGGTCGGGTGCGGGCGCTGTACGTGAAGGGAGAGGACGTCGCCCAGACCGACCCCGACTCCGGTCATGTCCGGGCTGCCCTGGAGGCGTGCGAGCTGCTCGTCTGCCAGGAGATCTTCCTCTCCGAGACCGCACGTCTCGCCGACGTCGTCCTCCCCGCCGCGACGTTCGTGGAGAAGGACGGCACGTTCGTCAACTTCGACCGGCGCTTCCAGCGAGTCCGGCCGGCACTGTCCCCGCCGGGGGAGGCGCGTACCGACTTCGACATCCTCCGCGCCGTCGCCTCGTCCCTGGGCAGCGACCTGGGCCCGGCGACCCCGGCGGCGGCACTCGACGAGTGCGCACGGGTCGCCCCCCTGTTCGCCGGCATCTCGCACCGCCGGCTCGATCGTGACGGCGGGCTGCACTGGCCGTGCCGTACCGATGACGACCCTGGCGAGGCACGTCTCTACCAGGACTCCTTCGCGACCCCGTCGGGACGGGCCGAGCTCTACGCACGCGAGTGGCTGCCTCCCGGTGAGGAGCCGGACAGCGGCTACCCGTACACCCTCATCACCGGACGCCGGCTCGTCCACTACAACGCCGGCACGATGACCCGGCGCACCCCGAACGTCGAGATCGCTCCGGCGGAGCACCTCGACATCCATCCCGAGGACGCCGCGCGTCTCGGTCTGGACGAGGGCTCCGGTGTCCGGGTCACCAGTCGGCGCGGATCGATCGTCGCCCGCGTCCGGCGCACGGACGACGTCTCGCCCGGTGAGGTCTTCATGAGCTTTCACTTTCCCGACGTGCCTGCAAACGTGCTGACCTCCGAGAACACCGACGAGGTCACCGACTGCCCCGAGTACAAGGTGACGGCGGTTCGACTGGAGCAGGCCGACCGGCCGAGGTCACCGCTGCCGAACGAGTCAGGCGACCGGTGA
- the pdhA gene encoding pyruvate dehydrogenase (acetyl-transferring) E1 component subunit alpha: MTTRRRSPQTKAPQTKAPQTQAPQTQGGAAAKHRAELLRTMLVIRRFEERCAELYSAAKIRGFLHLYVGEEAIATGVVSALAGDDAIVSTYREHGHALARGVPMDAVMAELFGRQTGCSRGRGGSMHLFHRPTSFVGGNAIVGGGIPLAVGLALADKLQGRDRVTVCFFGEGAAAEGEFHEALNLASLWQLPVLFCCENNRYAMGTAIAKEHGRTDLALRASSYGLVAAPVDGMDVLGVESAARRAVDGIRSGGGPHFLELETYRFRAHSMYDPDRYRDKTEIATWKGRDRSTPSRRRCEPTASSPTRH; this comes from the coding sequence ATGACCACCCGTCGCCGGTCTCCACAGACCAAGGCTCCGCAGACCAAGGCTCCACAGACTCAAGCTCCGCAGACTCAGGGCGGCGCAGCCGCCAAGCACCGCGCCGAGCTGCTTCGTACGATGCTGGTCATCCGCCGCTTCGAGGAGCGGTGCGCCGAGCTCTACAGCGCCGCGAAGATCCGCGGCTTCCTGCACCTCTACGTCGGCGAGGAGGCGATCGCCACCGGCGTCGTCTCGGCGCTGGCCGGGGACGACGCGATCGTGTCGACGTACCGAGAGCACGGTCACGCACTCGCCCGCGGCGTCCCGATGGACGCAGTGATGGCGGAGCTCTTCGGCAGGCAGACCGGCTGCAGCCGTGGCCGCGGCGGGTCGATGCACCTGTTTCACCGGCCGACCTCGTTCGTCGGAGGGAACGCGATCGTCGGCGGCGGAATCCCGTTGGCCGTCGGCCTGGCCCTCGCCGACAAGCTGCAGGGACGTGACCGGGTGACAGTGTGCTTCTTCGGCGAGGGCGCCGCGGCGGAGGGCGAGTTCCACGAGGCACTCAACCTCGCCAGCCTGTGGCAGCTGCCGGTGCTCTTCTGCTGCGAGAACAACCGCTACGCGATGGGCACCGCGATCGCGAAGGAACACGGCCGGACCGATCTCGCGCTTCGTGCCTCGTCCTACGGCCTCGTCGCGGCTCCGGTCGACGGCATGGACGTCCTCGGCGTCGAGAGCGCGGCCCGACGGGCGGTCGACGGCATCCGGTCCGGCGGCGGTCCGCACTTCCTCGAGCTGGAGACCTACCGCTTCCGGGCGCACTCCATGTACGACCCGGACCGCTACCGCGACAAGACGGAGATCGCGACCTGGAAGGGACGGGACCGATCGACGCCCTCGAGACGACGATGCGAGCCGACGGCCAGCTCACCGACGAGGCACTGA
- a CDS encoding ATP-binding cassette domain-containing protein, with amino-acid sequence MAEPLLRLEHLSKNFGAVHALTDVTLDIPAGQVTALAGDNGAGKSVLIKCVAGIHRPSSGRILWEGRQVELRTPREAADLGIATVYQDLALCDNLDVVQNMFLGRERLHHGLLDDEDMEGAARETLRGLGVTTIRSVRQPVGSLSGGQRQSVAIAKSVLWHAKLVIMDEPTAALGTAQTEVVLDLIQQLARRGIGVIVISHNMNDVFRVADRIAVFYLGRLVAVRPAAELDIRSVVQLMTTGKVVDSSPVA; translated from the coding sequence ATGGCCGAGCCGCTGCTCCGCCTGGAGCATCTGTCCAAGAACTTCGGGGCTGTCCACGCGCTCACCGACGTGACCCTCGACATCCCCGCCGGTCAGGTGACCGCGCTCGCCGGTGACAACGGTGCCGGCAAGTCGGTGCTGATCAAGTGCGTCGCCGGCATCCACCGGCCCAGCAGCGGGCGCATCCTGTGGGAAGGCAGGCAGGTCGAGCTGCGAACCCCACGTGAGGCTGCCGATCTCGGCATCGCCACCGTCTACCAGGACCTCGCTCTCTGCGACAACCTCGACGTCGTGCAGAACATGTTCCTCGGGCGAGAGCGGCTCCACCACGGGCTGCTCGACGACGAGGACATGGAAGGCGCGGCCAGGGAGACCCTGCGTGGACTCGGCGTGACCACGATCCGCTCGGTGCGGCAACCGGTCGGCTCGCTCTCCGGCGGTCAGCGCCAGTCGGTGGCCATCGCCAAGTCCGTGCTCTGGCACGCCAAGCTCGTGATCATGGACGAGCCGACCGCGGCCCTGGGCACCGCTCAGACCGAGGTCGTGCTCGACCTGATCCAGCAGCTCGCCCGTCGGGGAATCGGCGTCATCGTGATCTCCCACAACATGAACGATGTCTTCCGCGTCGCCGACCGGATCGCGGTGTTCTACCTCGGTCGCCTCGTCGCCGTGCGGCCGGCCGCCGAGCTCGACATCCGCAGCGTGGTCCAGCTCATGACCACCGGCAAGGTCGTCGACTCCTCACCGGTCGCCTGA
- a CDS encoding NAD(P)H-dependent oxidoreductase subunit E, which yields MSPERSPRPVEELLLRGGRLPEAAAYGAATYFADSRAPRGDRHVRVCIGTDCFVASAGRHVEEVEAALGVGVGERSADGRVSLQTAHCLGYCYGGPAALDGDRPCAGPDLAGQLAGRKAPQDPPLPVTPGLRSVLLDERRASWQVWPVMVGVPDGAQRVRDEVDRAGLRGRGGAGFPTARKWESVTASSDGGPRFVVANGDEGDPGSFADRMLMESRPDLVLEGLALAGLACGASTGYVYVRSEYPRARAAMSQAVAEARAAGHLGADVHGSGLDFDVDVVSGHGSYVAGEETSLLRSLAGLRGTVAARPPYPTQQGLLGRPTAVNNVETLATVPAVVSSGGADYARLGRGAETGTLLVSLNERFLRPGVFEVEFGTPLRVIVEGLGGGLRDGAALRAVQVGGPLGGFLGPDQLDVPLSTSELEAVGVSLGHGGMVAVDDRTSPASLLQHLWRFAASESCGECTPCREGTRRGAADPQTTALDDPLLATMEQASLCAFGRRVPAAIRSLSAVRWG from the coding sequence ATGAGTCCGGAGAGGTCACCCAGACCGGTCGAGGAGCTGTTGCTGCGCGGCGGTCGCCTTCCCGAGGCGGCGGCCTACGGCGCGGCGACGTACTTCGCCGACAGCCGGGCACCTCGTGGCGACCGGCACGTGCGGGTGTGCATCGGCACCGACTGCTTCGTCGCCTCCGCCGGACGCCACGTCGAGGAGGTCGAGGCGGCGTTGGGGGTGGGTGTCGGCGAGCGCTCGGCCGACGGCCGCGTCTCCTTGCAGACGGCGCACTGCCTCGGCTACTGCTACGGCGGCCCCGCCGCGCTCGACGGTGACCGTCCGTGTGCCGGCCCGGATCTGGCGGGGCAGCTCGCCGGACGGAAAGCCCCGCAGGACCCACCTCTTCCCGTGACGCCCGGACTCCGGTCGGTGCTGCTGGACGAGCGACGAGCGTCGTGGCAGGTGTGGCCGGTGATGGTGGGCGTGCCGGATGGAGCTCAGCGGGTTCGGGACGAGGTCGACCGGGCCGGGCTGCGTGGCCGCGGCGGTGCCGGGTTCCCGACGGCGCGCAAGTGGGAGTCGGTGACGGCCTCGAGCGACGGCGGCCCACGGTTCGTGGTGGCGAACGGCGACGAGGGGGACCCCGGTTCGTTCGCGGACCGGATGCTGATGGAGTCTCGCCCGGACCTGGTCCTGGAGGGGCTGGCGTTGGCCGGCCTGGCCTGCGGCGCATCAACGGGATACGTCTACGTACGCTCGGAGTACCCGCGTGCCCGCGCGGCGATGAGCCAGGCCGTCGCCGAGGCCCGGGCGGCCGGGCACCTGGGGGCCGACGTCCACGGAAGCGGGCTCGACTTCGACGTCGACGTCGTCTCCGGCCACGGGTCGTACGTCGCGGGTGAGGAGACGTCGCTGCTGCGCTCGCTCGCCGGGCTGAGGGGCACGGTCGCCGCGCGCCCGCCCTATCCGACCCAGCAGGGACTGCTCGGGCGTCCGACCGCGGTGAACAACGTCGAGACGCTGGCCACGGTGCCGGCCGTGGTGTCCAGCGGCGGCGCGGACTACGCCCGCCTGGGCAGAGGAGCCGAGACCGGCACCCTCCTGGTGAGCCTCAACGAGCGGTTCCTCCGACCGGGTGTGTTCGAGGTCGAGTTCGGCACTCCGCTGCGTGTCATCGTCGAGGGCCTCGGCGGTGGCCTCCGAGACGGGGCTGCGTTGCGGGCGGTGCAGGTGGGAGGTCCGTTGGGCGGCTTCTTGGGGCCGGACCAGCTCGACGTCCCGCTGTCGACCTCGGAGCTGGAGGCGGTGGGGGTGTCGCTGGGCCACGGCGGCATGGTCGCCGTCGACGACCGGACTTCACCCGCCTCCCTCCTGCAGCATCTGTGGCGGTTCGCCGCGAGCGAGAGCTGCGGGGAGTGCACTCCGTGCCGCGAGGGTACGCGTCGAGGGGCCGCCGACCCCCAGACGACAGCGCTCGACGACCCCCTGCTCGCCACGATGGAGCAGGCGAGCCTGTGTGCCTTCGGCCGCCGTGTCCCCGCTGCGATCCGCAGCCTGTCCGCGGTGCGGTGGGGGTGA